One genomic region from Candidatus Bathyarchaeia archaeon encodes:
- a CDS encoding N-6 DNA methylase, with translation MVVEAIDKGKKIPLLVIETKRKVPFIDRKFDPYSIDVIRQASGYAMELGAPYFATCNGEVFVLFDTFTAGVPLPQRRLKHYKVSFDEEFAKMLLEEVCRFRIGVGRWLELDDVFLQRLRTFHNFITPYILESLNQLLREDLKFKEEYIRWLRAQLFEYSPEMNERIAEQLAYMLMNRLTFYKTLETQVATIPKLAKIETEDPKEFSAILRGYFDKVYKEVDYEAIFEPHPVLDQIPFSKKLMYALNEFIEELGTYNLAKIRSDIIGRVYEELIPDVERHRLGQYYTPPPIVELITEMCIRSPNDKVLDPACGSGSFLVKAYHKLKDLKKKENPFADENRLHEEILNQLYGVDINPFPAQLSSINLAIRNLRVPSRHMNIVVSDFFKVKPSMGIIPKVDVVVTNPPYTRQEEMEYKEQIREEALTYSDESKIQLDARAGIYAYFFTHSAKFLKEHGMMGQITSDTWLDVGYGEGLKQFFLNHFKIHAIIWYDVRAFEKALVGTCITILEKEDKSKEERENNLVKFVRIKKTIPTEELVRIIEDAKENFEDERIGITVKKQKELEPKNKWGKYLRAPTIYYKIIENPKIIKLGEIADIRRGFTTGADDFFYLDNEKIKSWNIEEKYLKPVVTSPINIGIEIKPSDIKQWVLMVHDDRKTLEGQNANVLKYIEHGENVEIAIRGGRKSGKVVRGYNNLSTLKSRKRWYDLGERQPAPILYARKMWERCIFSLNRANAYAHQCFYEIDPRSRNNVIFLVAALNSSLTAFLSELQGRFYGGGVLELTVYECKELPVLNPEELLEHERKRIEEAFSKICEAQRIGDEKLEQEARKELDDAVFDVLGLSEDERRQVYEGLEALRRMRLQRKEVEVLVETAEKWKPVKKPKKERIKPVEPSKRLDTWIKD, from the coding sequence TTGGTTGTTGAAGCCATTGATAAAGGAAAAAAGATTCCGCTTCTTGTTATTGAGACTAAGCGTAAGGTTCCTTTTATAGATCGGAAGTTTGATCCTTACAGTATTGATGTTATTCGGCAGGCTTCTGGTTATGCTATGGAGTTAGGGGCTCCTTATTTTGCTACGTGTAATGGTGAAGTTTTTGTCTTGTTTGATACTTTTACTGCTGGTGTTCCTTTACCACAAAGAAGACTGAAGCACTATAAGGTCTCATTTGATGAGGAATTTGCTAAGATGCTTTTAGAAGAGGTTTGTCGTTTTAGAATTGGTGTAGGTAGATGGCTTGAACTTGATGATGTTTTCTTGCAGAGGCTTAGAACATTCCATAATTTCATTACGCCTTACATTTTGGAATCTTTGAATCAGCTTTTACGAGAGGATTTGAAGTTTAAAGAGGAGTATATTCGATGGTTGAGAGCACAGCTTTTTGAGTACTCTCCTGAAATGAATGAGAGGATCGCCGAACAGCTTGCTTACATGTTGATGAATAGGCTAACATTTTATAAGACGCTGGAAACTCAGGTGGCGACTATTCCAAAGCTTGCCAAGATTGAAACAGAAGATCCTAAGGAATTTTCCGCGATTCTTAGAGGCTATTTTGATAAGGTGTATAAAGAAGTTGATTATGAAGCCATCTTTGAACCTCATCCAGTTCTTGACCAAATACCCTTCTCTAAAAAGCTTATGTATGCTTTAAACGAGTTCATTGAAGAGTTAGGAACATATAACCTTGCTAAAATTAGAAGTGATATTATTGGAAGAGTTTATGAAGAATTGATTCCGGATGTTGAGAGGCATAGGCTTGGACAATATTATACTCCGCCGCCAATTGTTGAGTTAATAACGGAAATGTGCATTAGATCGCCCAACGATAAGGTGTTGGATCCAGCTTGCGGAAGTGGAAGCTTCCTCGTTAAAGCTTACCATAAGTTAAAGGATTTGAAGAAGAAGGAAAATCCGTTTGCAGATGAGAATAGGCTACATGAAGAGATTCTCAACCAGTTATATGGTGTTGATATAAACCCGTTTCCAGCACAACTCTCAAGCATAAACTTGGCGATAAGAAACCTCAGAGTCCCAAGTAGGCACATGAACATTGTTGTAAGCGATTTCTTCAAAGTTAAGCCTTCAATGGGCATAATTCCAAAAGTTGATGTTGTGGTAACTAATCCGCCTTATACAAGGCAAGAAGAGATGGAATACAAAGAACAAATCAGAGAAGAAGCACTAACATACTCCGATGAATCAAAGATTCAACTTGACGCAAGAGCTGGAATATACGCTTACTTCTTCACTCATAGTGCTAAGTTCTTAAAAGAACATGGAATGATGGGACAGATAACTTCAGACACTTGGCTGGACGTGGGTTATGGAGAAGGCTTAAAACAATTCTTCTTGAATCATTTTAAGATCCATGCAATAATATGGTATGATGTAAGAGCTTTCGAGAAAGCACTCGTTGGAACATGCATAACCATACTCGAAAAAGAAGATAAATCAAAGGAAGAAAGGGAAAACAATCTTGTAAAATTTGTAAGAATAAAGAAGACTATACCCACAGAAGAATTAGTTAGGATAATTGAAGATGCGAAAGAAAATTTTGAAGATGAACGCATAGGCATAACAGTTAAAAAACAGAAAGAACTTGAGCCGAAAAATAAATGGGGAAAATACCTCAGAGCGCCAACCATCTATTACAAGATAATAGAAAACCCAAAAATAATCAAGCTTGGGGAAATTGCAGATATAAGAAGGGGATTTACCACAGGAGCTGATGACTTTTTCTATCTTGATAATGAAAAAATTAAATCATGGAACATAGAGGAGAAGTATCTCAAGCCAGTTGTAACAAGCCCAATTAATATCGGAATTGAAATTAAGCCAAGTGATATTAAGCAATGGGTTCTTATGGTTCACGATGATAGGAAAACGCTTGAAGGACAAAATGCAAATGTTTTAAAATATATTGAACATGGGGAAAATGTTGAAATAGCAATAAGAGGTGGAAGAAAAAGCGGAAAAGTGGTAAGAGGGTATAACAATCTTTCAACACTTAAATCAAGAAAAAGATGGTATGATTTAGGCGAAAGGCAACCAGCACCCATATTATACGCACGCAAAATGTGGGAAAGATGTATATTTTCATTGAACCGAGCGAACGCGTATGCTCATCAATGCTTTTACGAAATAGATCCTCGCTCAAGAAATAATGTAATATTTCTTGTGGCCGCACTAAATTCATCATTAACGGCTTTTCTCTCCGAATTGCAGGGACGTTTTTACGGAGGAGGTGTTCTCGAATTAACAGTCTACGAGTGTAAAGAATTGCCGGTTCTCAATCCCGAAGAGTTATTAGAACACGAGAGAAAAAGGATTGAGGAGGCTTTTTCCAAAATTTGTGAGGCTCAGAGAATAGGTGATGAGAAGTTAGAGCAAGAGGCAAGAAAAGAGTTGGATGATGCTGTTTTTGATGTTCTTGGATTGTCTGAAGATGAGCGTAGGCAAGTGTATGAAGGTTTAGAGGCTCTTAGGAGAATGAGGCTTCAGAGGAAAGAAGTTGAAGTGTTGGTTGAGACTGCTGAGAAATGGAAGCCAGTAAAGAAGCCTAAGAAAGAGCGAATAAAACCAGTTGAGCCTTCTAAGAGGTTAGATACATGGATAAAAGATTAG
- a CDS encoding winged helix-turn-helix transcriptional regulator, which translates to MKISKIFEIPSVKILLFIHGKGEVRYTDLTKLIASRGTLSSNLKELEKEELIKRRVVTTKPIQTYYSLTEKGQKIAKAFNEIKERIQSFKK; encoded by the coding sequence GTGAAGATATCGAAGATATTCGAGATTCCTTCAGTCAAGATTCTCCTATTTATTCATGGAAAAGGGGAAGTAAGGTATACGGATTTAACAAAGCTGATTGCAAGTAGAGGAACATTATCTTCAAATTTGAAGGAGCTGGAGAAAGAGGAGCTTATTAAAAGGAGAGTGGTTACAACTAAACCCATACAAACATATTATTCGCTGACAGAAAAGGGGCAGAAAATAGCAAAAGCGTTTAATGAAATAAAAGAGCGAATACAAAGTTTTAAGAAATAA
- a CDS encoding radical SAM protein yields MANKTIKEQTCQTILQDTSKYLLNLLIFPHRLVANAYVGCGHDCVYCYARWYTRKGQITAKTNAYERLKQELQKRIGNNKPREPVCFGSISDPYQPIEQKYEITRKMLEVCDELSYPCFIVTKSDLVMRDKDVLSSLAKRNLVAVNFTITPLNNEILTKVEPYTPNNEKRLKAMYMLTKAGIPCSIYLSPIFPVLSENLLDFYLKKASDNGAKCCSAIFLKMRPIVWKYVKDFLMNHYNFLINKYEELYFKQGDIDLSNYRLPEYTYRRKIMETIAETCKRYNIKFTSEEFFDLWTTPYSDCVDINCWHAPTAYNVWRLLKAKGSLKNINALTSLINDWKLRNGWKGNRKSIQVHYPDTY; encoded by the coding sequence ATGGCGAATAAAACCATAAAAGAGCAAACTTGTCAAACGATACTACAGGATACAAGTAAATATCTGCTGAATCTTCTAATTTTTCCACACAGACTGGTTGCAAACGCATATGTTGGCTGTGGACATGATTGCGTTTATTGTTATGCCAGATGGTATACTCGAAAAGGCCAAATTACAGCTAAAACCAACGCATATGAAAGATTGAAACAAGAATTACAGAAAAGAATAGGAAATAATAAGCCAAGAGAACCTGTATGCTTTGGCAGTATTTCAGACCCTTATCAGCCGATAGAACAAAAATATGAAATAACAAGGAAAATGTTGGAAGTTTGTGATGAGTTAAGTTATCCTTGTTTTATAGTGACAAAATCTGATTTAGTTATGCGTGATAAGGATGTATTATCCTCTTTAGCTAAAAGAAATTTGGTTGCTGTAAACTTCACCATAACGCCATTAAATAATGAAATACTCACAAAAGTTGAGCCTTATACACCAAACAATGAAAAAAGATTAAAAGCTATGTATATGCTTACGAAGGCAGGAATTCCATGTTCTATTTATTTGTCGCCAATTTTCCCAGTTCTATCTGAAAACCTTTTAGATTTCTACTTGAAAAAAGCATCCGATAATGGAGCTAAGTGTTGTTCTGCTATCTTCTTGAAGATGCGCCCTATTGTGTGGAAGTATGTCAAGGATTTTCTAATGAATCATTATAATTTTTTAATCAATAAATATGAAGAATTATACTTTAAACAAGGGGACATAGACTTGAGCAACTATAGGCTTCCAGAATACACGTATAGAAGAAAGATTATGGAAACCATTGCAGAAACATGTAAAAGATATAACATAAAATTTACATCAGAAGAGTTTTTCGATTTGTGGACAACACCATATTCTGACTGCGTAGATATTAATTGTTGGCATGCACCAACGGCGTACAATGTTTGGCGTTTATTGAAAGCCAAAGGTTCATTGAAAAATATAAATGCACTCACAAGCCTTATTAACGATTGGAAGTTAAGAAATGGTTGGAAAGGTAATCGAAAAAGTATACAAGTACACTATCCCGACACCTATTGA
- a CDS encoding DNA-binding protein, with the protein MKCHQSQRIQKERLKVILDSNAFFVPLKFKIDIFEELRNLLSRNVEFVLLSPVKRELETLAAKGSPKTRKESTYALGLAKKCKLVDLGEIYESSPDDAIVKVASEWKSPVFTNDRALRKRLRDINVPVIYVRQKSRLEIEGGCNLV; encoded by the coding sequence GTGAAATGCCACCAAAGCCAGAGGATCCAAAAAGAGAGGTTGAAGGTTATCCTAGATTCAAACGCGTTTTTCGTACCTTTAAAGTTTAAGATTGACATATTTGAGGAGTTGAGAAATCTTTTGAGTAGGAATGTTGAATTTGTACTGCTTTCACCAGTTAAGAGGGAGTTGGAAACTCTTGCCGCGAAGGGTTCGCCGAAAACCCGAAAAGAGTCAACATACGCCCTGGGACTTGCCAAGAAATGTAAGCTTGTGGATTTAGGCGAAATATATGAAAGTTCTCCGGACGACGCCATAGTGAAGGTTGCGAGTGAATGGAAAAGCCCCGTTTTCACCAATGATAGAGCGCTTCGGAAGAGGTTAAGAGATATAAATGTGCCAGTTATTTATGTGAGGCAAAAGTCCCGGCTTGAAATTGAGGGAGGATGTAACCTTGTTTAA
- a CDS encoding DNA-directed RNA polymerase gives MKLREDVTLFKLITMEDTIRIPPETFGNPLDEVGYQQVKAKYEGVVDEVLGYVIAATNVKVSPIGKIIPGDGATYHKVTFSLLTFYPELQEVVEGEVVEIADFGAFVRIGPVDALLHVSQLMDDFISYDEKQGVLIGKETHRRLAAGDRVRVRITAVSLGRVGGSAKIGVTARQPFLGKLEWIEQDLQKLKEASEKKKEKEKEKAKE, from the coding sequence TTGAAATTGAGGGAGGATGTAACCTTGTTTAAGCTCATAACCATGGAGGATACTATTCGCATTCCGCCAGAAACCTTTGGTAATCCGCTGGATGAGGTTGGATACCAACAAGTTAAAGCAAAATATGAAGGAGTTGTGGACGAAGTTTTGGGCTATGTTATCGCCGCAACAAATGTTAAGGTAAGCCCCATAGGGAAAATAATTCCAGGTGACGGCGCAACCTACCATAAGGTAACTTTTTCGCTTTTGACATTTTATCCCGAGCTCCAAGAAGTTGTTGAAGGAGAGGTCGTTGAAATAGCAGATTTCGGTGCTTTCGTTCGCATAGGACCAGTTGACGCTCTGCTCCACGTCTCACAGTTAATGGATGACTTCATTTCCTACGACGAAAAACAAGGAGTTTTAATAGGCAAGGAGACCCACCGAAGGCTAGCAGCAGGCGACAGAGTTCGCGTACGCATAACAGCCGTCTCTCTCGGCAGGGTTGGCGGCTCAGCGAAGATAGGTGTAACAGCCAGACAACCCTTTTTAGGGAAGTTAGAGTGGATAGAGCAGGACTTGCAAAAGTTAAAAGAGGCTTCGGAAAAGAAAAAGGAAAAAGAGAAGGAGAAAGCTAAAGAATGA
- the spt4 gene encoding transcription elongation factor subunit Spt4, with product MSEKACTTCHTITTSNVCPKCKTSTLSDDYSGLVIIFDPEGSAIAKAMNIKEKGRYALKVR from the coding sequence ATGAGCGAAAAAGCGTGTACCACATGCCACACAATAACAACCAGTAACGTCTGTCCAAAGTGTAAAACGTCAACCCTCAGCGACGATTATAGTGGGCTTGTGATAATTTTTGACCCTGAAGGCTCGGCTATTGCAAAGGCGATGAACATTAAGGAGAAGGGACGCTACGCATTAAAGGTCAGATAA
- a CDS encoding DUF359 domain-containing protein: MSTAYVLPSSLRRKLKKPLGMLIRGSFEETVKKFKHIVDVEKPPRIVSVGDTVSKNLVENGISPNLMIIDNRVMRKDIAPEPLNADVEKHVKNPPGTITFEALNTIKEALKANRKTKIVVEGEEDLLALCAILYAPENSFVVYGQPREGIVVVKATKQKKEEVASILRAMEVAKG; the protein is encoded by the coding sequence ATGAGCACCGCTTATGTGTTGCCATCATCTCTTCGTAGAAAACTTAAAAAGCCCCTCGGCATGCTGATCAGAGGCTCCTTTGAAGAAACTGTTAAAAAGTTTAAGCATATTGTGGACGTTGAAAAGCCTCCGAGGATAGTTTCTGTCGGGGACACGGTCTCAAAAAACCTTGTGGAAAACGGGATTTCCCCAAACCTTATGATTATTGACAATCGGGTTATGCGCAAAGATATAGCTCCAGAGCCGCTAAACGCGGATGTGGAAAAGCATGTTAAAAATCCTCCGGGAACCATAACCTTTGAAGCCTTAAACACTATTAAAGAAGCCTTGAAGGCTAATCGTAAGACGAAAATTGTTGTTGAAGGTGAGGAAGACCTTTTGGCATTGTGCGCTATTTTATATGCGCCTGAAAACTCTTTTGTGGTTTATGGTCAGCCCCGTGAGGGCATTGTTGTTGTTAAAGCTACAAAGCAGAAGAAGGAAGAGGTTGCCAGTATATTAAGGGCTATGGAGGTTGCGAAAGGCTAA
- the rps24e gene encoding 30S ribosomal protein S24e, giving the protein MEVKILSENVNPLLKRREVVFQVDHNQTGSTPPRLEVKNAIAKLLKTDVNLVFIKKLETKTGTRKAIGLANVYDSFEHAKLIEPEYIVKRNIPPEKPKEEGKE; this is encoded by the coding sequence ATGGAAGTTAAAATATTGTCTGAAAATGTGAACCCGCTGCTAAAACGTAGGGAAGTCGTCTTCCAAGTGGACCACAACCAGACCGGGAGTACCCCTCCGAGATTGGAAGTGAAAAATGCCATAGCAAAACTGTTGAAAACCGACGTGAACCTCGTTTTCATTAAAAAGTTGGAGACGAAGACCGGCACACGAAAAGCCATAGGGTTAGCTAATGTTTATGACTCATTTGAACACGCAAAGCTTATTGAGCCGGAATATATTGTAAAGAGAAACATACCACCAGAAAAACCAAAAGAGGAAGGGAAAGAGTAG
- a CDS encoding 30S ribosomal protein S27ae, which produces MTEKDEKAAAEEAAPKAAPKKGKREKRKREEKGIHSIYKIEGEKIVRLRPTCERCGPGYFMADHGDRYACGHCGFTRYKHT; this is translated from the coding sequence ATGACTGAAAAAGATGAGAAAGCCGCAGCGGAAGAAGCCGCACCCAAAGCGGCTCCAAAGAAGGGTAAGAGGGAAAAAAGGAAAAGGGAGGAGAAAGGCATCCACTCCATCTACAAAATTGAAGGAGAAAAAATTGTTAGACTTCGCCCAACATGTGAACGCTGCGGACCGGGATATTTCATGGCTGACCATGGCGACAGGTACGCATGCGGACACTGCGGCTTCACACGATATAAACACACTTAA
- a CDS encoding 30S ribosomal protein S19, translated as MPREFTYRGYTLEQLQSMSMDEFIMLLPSRQRRSLHRGLSPEQRTLLENIRKAKEAMRKGGNVTIKTHCRDMIILPEMVGLTIHVHNGKEFVPVEIKPEMIGHYLGEFAITNKPVKHGTPGIGASRSSMYVPLK; from the coding sequence ATGCCGAGGGAATTCACATACCGCGGATACACGCTTGAACAACTGCAAAGTATGTCAATGGACGAGTTCATAATGTTGCTTCCATCACGGCAGAGGAGAAGCCTCCACAGAGGCTTATCTCCAGAACAGCGAACCCTACTGGAAAACATTAGGAAGGCAAAAGAAGCCATGCGGAAAGGCGGAAACGTCACCATCAAAACTCACTGCCGCGACATGATAATCCTGCCAGAAATGGTAGGCTTGACGATTCACGTTCACAACGGAAAAGAATTTGTCCCCGTTGAGATAAAACCCGAAATGATTGGGCACTACCTAGGCGAATTTGCAATAACAAACAAGCCAGTTAAGCATGGAACACCCGGAATCGGAGCATCTCGCTCGTCAATGTATGTTCCACTAAAATAA
- a CDS encoding 50S ribosomal protein L2, producing MGKRIRVQRRGRGGPTFRAATHKRVAPACYPPATKELFDTVTRGIVEEILHDPGRGAPLALIRFENGEECYTVVPEGVYTGQQIQMGGRANVEVGNILPIGKIPEGTMVCNIELKPGDGGKIAKSSGAYATVVAHTAQGTLIKLPSGKTKYVSDYCRATIGVVAGAGRTEKPFLKAGAKFHLMRARGRKYPRTRGKAMVAAVHPYGSSKRSARKVTTVSRNAPPGKKVGLIAARGAGRRKKRVKESG from the coding sequence ATGGGAAAAAGAATTCGTGTCCAAAGGCGGGGGCGCGGTGGACCAACATTCAGAGCCGCAACTCACAAAAGGGTGGCTCCAGCATGCTACCCGCCAGCAACAAAGGAACTTTTCGATACAGTCACGAGGGGGATTGTTGAGGAAATTCTCCATGATCCCGGCAGGGGTGCCCCACTAGCCCTAATAAGATTTGAAAACGGGGAAGAATGTTACACCGTGGTTCCAGAAGGAGTTTACACTGGGCAGCAAATACAGATGGGGGGAAGGGCAAACGTTGAAGTCGGCAACATCCTTCCAATCGGTAAAATCCCGGAAGGCACAATGGTCTGCAACATAGAGCTTAAACCCGGAGACGGCGGAAAAATTGCCAAGTCTTCTGGGGCTTACGCCACTGTTGTGGCTCACACAGCGCAAGGAACCCTAATAAAACTGCCTTCTGGCAAAACCAAGTATGTTAGCGATTACTGCAGAGCCACAATAGGCGTCGTTGCTGGCGCTGGCAGAACAGAAAAGCCTTTTCTCAAGGCTGGTGCAAAATTCCACCTAATGAGAGCCAGGGGGAGAAAATATCCAAGAACCCGTGGGAAAGCAATGGTTGCGGCAGTTCACCCATATGGAAGCAGCAAAAGAAGCGCACGGAAAGTCACAACTGTTTCGCGGAACGCCCCGCCTGGAAAGAAGGTTGGGCTTATAGCGGCGAGAGGTGCGGGACGTAGAAAGAAGAGGGTGAAGGAAAGCGGGTAA
- a CDS encoding 50S ribosomal protein L23: MDPYDVILYPLMTESASLMVERENKLVFIVNLKATKEDVKRAVEKLYEVRVEKVNIVITPKGLKKAFVKLHPDYKASDVAIKLGIL; this comes from the coding sequence ATGGACCCATATGATGTTATACTTTATCCGTTAATGACGGAATCCGCCAGCCTAATGGTTGAGAGGGAAAACAAGCTGGTCTTCATAGTCAACCTTAAAGCCACAAAGGAGGACGTGAAAAGGGCTGTTGAGAAACTCTATGAAGTTAGAGTTGAAAAAGTTAACATTGTTATAACGCCTAAGGGGCTAAAGAAAGCCTTTGTTAAGCTCCATCCAGATTATAAAGCTTCAGATGTCGCCATAAAGCTTGGAATACTATAG
- the rpl4p gene encoding 50S ribosomal protein L4 — translation MAKTVKVFDLDGKPIGKIRLPPIFETPIRPDVIKRAVLAIQSTRFQPQGRDPMAGKRTSAESRGVGLGIARIPRIKGPIGRGAFAPGTVGGRLAHPPTPEKKIVKRIPKKEKRLALFSAIAATASKEMVVSRGHAVEGIPQIPLIVTDELESLKRTRDVEEALIKLGVLADLYRVRESVKVRAGKGKMRGRRIKQAVGPLIVVAEDKGIGEAARNLPGVDVVPVKSLNAEVLAPGTHPGRLTIWTTGAIETLDKLYCRGEEA, via the coding sequence ATGGCTAAAACAGTGAAAGTCTTCGACCTCGACGGAAAACCCATTGGAAAAATAAGGCTGCCACCAATCTTTGAAACACCGATAAGGCCGGATGTCATAAAACGAGCAGTCCTAGCCATACAATCAACAAGGTTTCAGCCGCAGGGCAGGGACCCCATGGCTGGGAAAAGAACATCGGCAGAGTCTAGAGGCGTAGGCTTGGGCATAGCGAGAATACCAAGAATCAAAGGGCCCATTGGAAGAGGTGCCTTTGCACCCGGAACAGTTGGCGGCAGACTAGCTCATCCACCAACCCCAGAAAAGAAGATTGTTAAGAGGATTCCAAAGAAGGAGAAGCGTTTAGCTCTTTTCTCCGCCATAGCCGCTACCGCCTCGAAAGAAATGGTGGTTTCCCGGGGACACGCGGTTGAGGGAATACCACAAATCCCGCTTATCGTCACCGATGAGCTTGAAAGCTTGAAAAGGACACGGGATGTTGAAGAGGCCCTCATAAAGCTAGGGGTTCTAGCCGACTTGTACAGAGTTAGGGAAAGCGTAAAGGTTAGGGCTGGAAAAGGGAAGATGCGCGGGCGGAGAATAAAACAGGCTGTTGGACCCTTAATAGTTGTGGCTGAAGACAAGGGCATAGGCGAAGCTGCGCGAAACCTACCCGGCGTGGACGTTGTCCCAGTCAAGAGTTTAAACGCTGAAGTTCTTGCGCCAGGCACGCATCCCGGAAGGTTGACGATTTGGACAACCGGCGCCATAGAAACCCTTGACAAGCTCTATTGCAGAGGGGAGGAAGCCTAA